One window from the genome of Deinococcus sp. NW-56 encodes:
- a CDS encoding SDR family NAD(P)-dependent oxidoreductase, protein MSLPAPPAPLPPDLPVLAGQVVAVTGADQGYGRAVSARLARAGASVILIGGNSESLAAAASGLELAGGTAIPLKADVGVPLDWLSAQNRILEIFGALHGIVHLADKRAHTDFTLLSEGEWMDLFNCNVKSSVAIAQIVRRRLGGTWLTIVGPHLDEQGLHVYPQRGAIRGLVEHAHLEDLRVNLVLPSRASGGDEALDRPLGDAVLALAAPSLAHLRGVVLEVPLPPLPRVRPTEAEALLR, encoded by the coding sequence ATGAGTCTTCCCGCTCCCCCGGCCCCCCTCCCCCCCGACCTTCCCGTCCTCGCCGGGCAGGTCGTGGCGGTCACGGGGGCCGACCAGGGGTACGGGCGGGCCGTCAGTGCGCGACTGGCGCGGGCGGGGGCCAGCGTGATCCTGATCGGGGGCAACTCCGAGTCGCTCGCCGCCGCCGCGAGCGGCCTGGAACTCGCGGGTGGCACCGCGATCCCTCTCAAGGCCGACGTGGGGGTGCCGCTCGACTGGCTCAGCGCCCAGAATCGCATCCTCGAAATCTTCGGGGCGCTGCACGGCATCGTGCATCTGGCCGACAAGCGGGCGCACACCGACTTCACCCTGCTCAGCGAGGGCGAGTGGATGGACCTGTTTAACTGCAATGTCAAGAGCAGCGTCGCCATCGCGCAGATCGTGCGCCGCCGCCTGGGGGGAACGTGGCTGACCATCGTGGGGCCGCACCTCGACGAGCAGGGCCTGCACGTCTACCCCCAGCGTGGAGCGATTCGGGGATTGGTGGAGCACGCCCATCTGGAGGACCTGCGGGTCAATCTCGTGCTGCCCTCGCGGGCCAGCGGCGGGGACGAGGCGCTCGACCGCCCGCTGGGGGACGCGGTGCTCGCGCTGGCCGCCCCCTCGCTCGCGCACCTGCGCGGGGTGGTGCTGGAGGTGCCGCTGCCGCCACTGCCCAGGGTGCGCCCGACCGAGGCTGAGGCCCTGCTCCGGTGA